Sequence from the Pseudopipra pipra isolate bDixPip1 chromosome 16, bDixPip1.hap1, whole genome shotgun sequence genome:
TGCCTTCTACACACGAGCACTTTGGTCTCCAGCAGCTGAAAATCCTTTTATTGAGAGGTTTTCGTGGATCTCAATGAATATTCAGAACTGAGGACTCAGACAGAAATTACAATAATCAAAGACAATTTTCAGCCTTCAGgtgggcccagggcagggattccTTGACCTTCATATGGGTGTTTGTTTTCAGCAGGGCAGCCCCAGAGGTAACATTTGCAATCCTTTCATGAATCAAAGGCTtggccaagaaaaaaaaagctgaatagGGAGATTTTAATTGGAAGAATTGTCTGTCGAGGTATTAAAAATGTCACTCAATCCCCGGGGTTTGGTGACTGGGTTTGAAacgtgttaaaaaaaaaaaaaaagcacaaaccaCCACCAGTGTTGGGGAGTGTCACTTCTGtctgctgctttctgggaaTGGCTGGCTGGGAGGACAGATTTTCCCGGGAATTTGTCAGGCTTTGTCAAAGGATGACATGTTTTGATGGGATGCCTTCGGAGGTGCTGTCAGCTCAGGGCTGGTTCCTCAGGAATCCACTGCCAAGCTGCTGGGGAAAACCCTTGGTGGGAAAGCTTTGGAGAAAGAGCAAGCTGAGCTTTTGGAGGCTCAGCTCAAACCTGAGCAAAGTCCTTTTTTTGGGATGAGAGAAGAGCCAGGGCGGCAATGTCTTCACGGCACTGGGAGAGACGGGCAGCGGGATCCAGGGATCCTGCGAGGAGTGGAGCTGCTTCCAGAAACAAAAGGCCGGGAAAAGAGCTCCTCCAACTAGAGCTGGGGCCAGGTGTTTGTGATGGCACCGAATTCCTCGGAGAGCTGTTTGCTGGAAAGGTCATTTGCCTGCTTTCTCTGGCGGTTGGAGCGCTGAAAGCCTCCCTAAATTGGCTCGTTAAATGTGACGCAttgcagcggcagcagcagctggaacatCCATTTCCTGGCAACTCTGATCCCAATCCTGACCCGGGGGGAGTGGGAGAAGAGGTGGGGTCAGGCTGGTCCTTGGTGAAAAGCAGGACATGAGCAATGCCACCTTCTTTGGAAATTCTTGTGGTGCCTGATGTGACTCTCTGACTGTGACAAAGCTCCTGAGTGGCAGGTCCACTCCAAAAGGATCCAGGATCACTCCCAGGGGCAGCAGAGGTGTAGTGGGATTAAGATGGAGTTAAGACAGATCCAAGGATGAGAAGAATAGAAGAAAAagttgccctgagaagctgtggctgccccatccctgcaagtgtccaagaccagacttggagcagcctgggctcgtggaaggtgtccccccccatggcagggggtggcactggatgggctttaaggcccctcccaacccaacccatcctCTGATCCCATGATTCATCCCACACATGGTCCCTGCCAGTCCTGCCCTTGCATTCCAGGGACATTCAGCCCTCACACGTGACCCCCTGTGTGGACACCAGACCTTCCCACATCCCACATTTCACATCCCACCGTCCTCCCAAGAGAACCATCGTGTTGGAGACCAACTTCCCAGCATTctcctcccagagcagcagctgggaagcagagcagtgGCACCACAGGGCTGTCactgtgccctggcacaggctctTAGCCTCCCACTCGTCCAGGAGCAGCACCGAGACCTCTGCACTGAGATTTTCAATTAAGGAGCACAAAAGCCCGTTTAATAAACTCTGAGAGCCTCGTTAGATGAGACACAATTAAGATTAATGTTGATTTGGGACCAGAGGAGACAGGGCTGGGAGTGAATCAAAGAGGGGCAGAGAGTTTGCAACACTGGGATAATGCAAGGCTGAGTTTCCCTCCTGGAGCAGTGGATGGTATCCAGAGTATTGCTGTGCTGGAGGGAACCTGCCtgtatttcccttttctctccgAAGACAAACACCTGAGCACCCCAGGCTTGAGCTTTGCAGTCCTTTCCCagccctgaattccaggaggGATCCTGACCCCCATGGCTGCATTGGATCAAAGTCCTCCTGAGCCTTCATCTGGCAGGAAactgggaaagaaggaaaaggctgTTTTGGCCTCCTGTGATAAGGAGCATCCCTGTATTTTAGGTCGTGCCTGGGTTGAGAGGAGGATGAGTCAGTCCAGCTTAAAACCTGCTGTGTCCTCTGCTCAATCTGTTTAACCTCCTCTAATGCAAATTAAACCATGCCTAATTTATTAATGTATAGGAAGAGAACTTGGCAAAAacatttctctgccttttaaTGGCATTTTAGCAACAGAAACAACACATTTCTCACGGCTCACGCTGCCACTTTCTAATCCTTGCTGTGTTTTCACAGCACAGTCAGTCATTTCTTTGCCCAACCCCCCAGCTGGCAGAGAATAAAATTGGGCAATACTCCCCAGATAAGGCCTGGCTGGGTATAAAGCCCTGGCAGAATCATTCCAGTGGCTGTGGAAATCCTGTGGAAAGGGCTGTTTGCCATCAGCCATCAGCTCAACCTGCCAGAGGCACGTTGGTGACTCACCCACTGAAGGTCTCTGGTTGGAATTCTCCTGCTCTGGGATGGGAGCAAATCTCCAAAGAGGCCAGTGAAGGGTAAAACCTGAGCTGACTTTGGCTGTAAAACCTCTTAAAAAGCCAGAAGtgcctggctgtgagggtggtttgcagggaggaggaaaagaagggttaaatttttggttttcattGTAAATCAGACCAGGTTTTGAGGAGGGCAGAGTGAGATCCTGAGGGAAGAACAGCTCACCCTGCtcacccagggcagggaatgtGCCCAGGGCTTGGAGATAGGGACAGAAATCACAGCCAGGGCTGAGTGTGATGGAACAGGGACCCAGCAGATAACACAGAGCAGATATGGGGGCAAggctggctgcaggaggactcaGACAGGCTCTGGCAGCCTGGGTTTTATTCCTATTTCAGCATTCAGGGTGTCAAACACCCTGCTGGATGCTAAATACTGCAATGCTTCTTCCTGTGCTTCAGGGAGTGATTTCCCGAGGTTTCACCCAGATTTCATCCCTCCCCTACTGTCACTGTGAACAAACCACCTGCACTTTGGCCATAAATTGAGGATATTGTTTCTAGCCtgccccacacacacacacaacccctGAGCCCTGGCAGGAGTTCCCTGGCTCATTTTCCACCcccctcagcactgctggggctgggagtgttggAAAAGGGGCTCTTGGTGGCACTGAGCCCTTCCCCAGGCTCAGCAGCACCATCCTGGCCATGACACTGATGGAAGGGGGGTGAACATGTTGAATCCTCCCTCAAGACCCACTCTGAGTGATCAATTCATCCCCTTTGCCCCAAGAGAGCCCCACTGAGCCCCAGTTTCCCTCCCAAGTCGTCCCTCTTGGAGAAGGTAACAACAACCTGCACATTTTCTGGAGATTCATTGTCAACAAGAGCCACCTGATTGTCCATCTAGGGCTGTGTTTTCCAGCAAAACCCCCACCTGGATTAGGGAAAGGACACTTATGTCAAAGAGGTGCCAAATTGATGCACCAGGACTTCTCCTTTTCATAAAAAGTGACTATTCCTGGGAGGTTTTAATAAAACTCTGGTGCTGGCACCAAACATGCACTTTGTGCTGGGACTTTTCAAATCCCTCCTCCGTGCaggtgtgggaaaggaagcactGGGTTGTTTTAGAGGTGGAAAACCGAAGGGAATCAGAGCCCACCTCACATCAAACCTGTCAGGTTAAAATCAGGAGCTGAGCCAAGATCTGTGAGGCCACAAGTTGACACCGAGAGCAGAAGCTTTTCCTCACTGGTTGGAGTCATCCTTTCCTCTTTAGTTGCCCCTGTTTCTGTGGGAATGGATTTCATTAAGTGCAATGTGTTTGCAAAACAAGAATTCCTTCTGCAAAGGCACATTTCCCCGTTCCCTGGGGCCCGAGAGCCGCTGCCCgctcaggaaataaaattagttGTGATTCTTGGGaaattagaaaacaaatcaGTCATTACCCTAATGGAAAGCTCTTTTCAGTCCCATGGGTACACTCTGCACACAAGCCTAAAGTGGTTTCTTGGGGGGTTTATGGAAAATTAATAGAAGCCAAGTCGTGCTGTAAATCAAGAGAGGAATTAGTAAAGAATTCAGAAGCTTCTGAGTTTTCTGCCTCCCGATGTCACTCTTGCTGGCAAGGAGTTAATCTTCAGGGCTTTATCAAGCTTTGAAATCAAGGCAAAGAGGATCCTTGGGTTGATCAGCACATGGATTGTGCTTTTCAGCTTCCCTTGAGTCTTTCTGGTCATCACTGGTGGTCAGAGCATCAAAATCCAGGTGATTAGTGAAGGATAACCCTTCATCAGGGCCTGCAAAGGGGGTTGCACACCAAAATCAGAACTGATTGGCTCCACTTCTGTTCAATCTTAGTGTGGGAGTAAGATCCAGGGCTGGAGGGGATGTGCCAGTGGATGTTCCAGGGGGGCTGAagcctctgtttattttctttggctCTGGGATTTATTCTTCCATCTGCTCctcattatattattttatctcCAGGTGTGTGACTTATTGCAACGAggggcttttatttttatctggtGAAGTAACACCAAGTCCCTGTGGATCTGACAGGCcgagagatcacagaatcatggaatatcctgagctggaatggacccacaaggatcatccagtccagctcctggccctgcacaggacactccaaTAATGTGTCACTCAAGGTGCCACCGCAATAATGTGACActcccaccacgtgcctgagagcatcaGATGTCTAAAAGGGGGGTCTGATCCTGGAATGAAATGTCTGGAAGGACATTTTGGGTCTGCCAAGTCCTCAAACCACTCAGAGTCTGCTGGTGGTTTTGTCTAACCccaaattcacagaatcacagaatggtttgggttggaagggaccctaaagctcatctcatgccaccccctgccatgggcagggacaccttccactagaccaggttgctccaagccctgtccaacctggccttggacacttccagggatccaggggcagccacagcttctctggcaacctgtgccagggcccaaccaccctcccagggaagaattccttcctaatatcccacctaaatctctcctctcttAGTTTAAAAGAGTTCAGCTGCTCCAGAGGATCAGGCTGGGGGTGGACAATGCCACAGATTTACTCAGCAACTGGAATTCTccatccctgtgctctgcagagcgAGTCCCCAGCGCTGCACCCACAGGGCCCCTCCCTCCACAGGAGCATTAATTATTAATTGTTAATTACTGCCACTTCCCAAATGAGCTGGGAGCTAAAATGGGTTTTTCTAATCCCATCAATGGAGAACTCATGGCAAACCCACTGCAGGCAgatggagctggcagggaggacATCAAGGCCTGCACTAATTACTCCACGTGTCTCAAGGACTGATAAGAAGTTGATTTATGCCTGCAACAGCCTGATAATTCCTGAAATAATAGATAGTGGGTGACTTAATTAATCAGAGTCAACCTGACTGTGCTGGGATTTGGAGTGAGGTTTGGATCCTGCAGTTGTCCCTCGTTGTATCAGGTGAGTTCTTGTGCTCTCATATTTGGGGAATGTGAGTGTGGCAGGAATAGAATCCCAGAGTCCTCAAGGGCTGgcaaagccctccaagatccAGCCTTTGAGCAAACCCCACCCTGCCAACTGAACCACAGCCAGGAGGGGGGTTGaacttgttttaatttctgaaaatacagtttATATTCACGTCCAGACTGACATTCAGAACCAATAAATACACACGACAGCTCCCCAGGACTTCACAATGATCAGCACTGACAGAACAACAGAGTGGTCACAGCACGTTTTCTATGCACTTTGGGTTAGAATGTGAGAACATCATGAATACACTGAATCCTTTGGGATTTAGACCTGTTTAGGATTTAGGTCTTCCTaatcatggggtttttttcctcattcttgGTGTGTTTGAAGGATTCCTGGGCACCATGAATCCCTCAGGTGGGTTCATGACAGCAAACCAATGCAGAAGGAGCACCCAGCAGGTTCCAACCATGGCTCATGCACAGCTCTGAGGTCAGTGCTGGAGCCTTTTGGGTATGAAACTCttaagaaacagcatttttctcATAAGAGATCCCCTTGATGGATCTCAGAGACACTGTCTgagctgttttctgctttgagCTGCTCCCAACAGTGCAGAGCAGCCATAAGCCCAGCTTAACAAGGTGGTTAAAACTGATTTCGTGTGGTTTTGCATCACTAGGGCAGTACAAAGCCTGGAGATCTCCAGAGGACCCAAAGTGGTCCCACATGACCCAGGTCACCACGAGAGCTTGGCCACAGCCCAGCACGGCCCCTACCACTCcgagctggggaagggaggggagtgAAGCCACTTCTATGTACATTTACTGGAGCCTGTGGGTCTCCACCTTTCACCTTTGCCACGAATTCATCCCTCCTCGAGGCCCCCCAAGTTCTCCAGCTCCACCAGCCCTTTGCAGCCCCAACCCACGCCCTCAGACCTTGCTGGTCTGCATGTGGCCGTTGAACTCCACGTTCCTCTGGGTCAGCATGGACTCCTGCAGGCGGCTGCTGTTCTCCTGCCTGTGTTCCACGGGCTCCCCGTCCTCCACGCCGTTGCCCTTCCGCAGGCAAAGGACTTTCTGAAAGCTCTGCTTGAAGTTGTCAGAGAGGAACCCGTAAAGGATGGGGTTGGCACAGCTGTTTGCATAGGACAGCACCACCATAAAGAAGTACAAGCCCTCCAGCACGGGGTCTGCTGGCAGGATGAATATCAAGTTGACGATGTTCATGGTGTAAAAGGGGAGCCAGCAGAGCACGAAGACCACCACGATGATCACCACCATCCTGGTCACCTTCCTCTCCGACCTCCTGCGCCTCGTAGACCCCACCCGGACCCCTGACGACTTGACCTTGATGACAATCAGCAAATAGCAGAGGCAGATCACCAGCAGAGGCCCAAAGAAGCCCAGGACCGAGGTGTAGACGATGAAAGCCGCCGACCAGATGCTGACGGGCTCCGGCCAGTTCATGTTGCAGGTCTGAAAGTCCTCCTGCACGTCTGAGAAGATGATGACTGGAAGCACCACCAAGAAGGAGAATGTCCACACGGTCACGCTGATGAGCTTGGCCACCCTGGGCCGCCTCCACTTGGTGGATTTGATGGGATGAACCACAGCCAGGTACCGGTCCATGCTCATCACCGTCAGGCAGAAGATGCTCGTGAACTGGTTGATGCCGTCCACGGTCATGACCAGCCTGCAGAGGAAGGAGCCAAAGGGCCAGTAGGAGATGGCGTTCTGGGTGGCCAGGAAGGGCAGGCCCAGCATGAAGAGCACGTCGGCCACGGCCAGGTTGAGGATGTAGATGTTGGTGACGGTTTTCATCTTGGCGTGACGCAGCACCACGTAGATGACCAGCGTGTTCCCGCTGAGCCCCACGGCGCACACCAGGAGGTAGCAGATGGGGATGAGCACTTTGTGGACGTACTTGAAGGGGGGCTGCTCCGGGAGGGTCCCGTTCTCCGTCGTGTTCGTCAGCAGGGAGGAATTCCCGCCGCCGGAACCGCCCTCGGCGCCGAACGCGTTGGAAAAGTACAAAGGATCCAtaactttttactttttaaggCTAAAGGAGGTTAAACTTCATGGGCATCTTGTTCctagaaagaaaatttgaagaggaagaaaaaagagaaaaggagtgAATTCACAGAACATTCAGTTTGACACGTCACTTAATTTTCTCTCCAGGTTCAGGATTTGTGTTGGAATTATGCAGTGAGCATGTGAGATCAATGCCTGGACAAAGGAACTGCACAGTGGGAGAGCTCAGGGCTCATCCCAGAAGCTGCTGGCATCTGTTTCATTTTCACAGGatccaggcagagctggatggAACCATAAAGATGGGAGGCTGCACAACAGTAACATGGGAACAGCAGGAATCCTGCTGGGAAACACGGGTGAGAGGGGAGAGGGTGAGGCCATCACGCTTCCCAGCCTGAGGCAGAAGGAGTTGGAATGCCCTGGCATGTGGTTGTTTGGGTCCAAAACCTGCTGTAACAAGTCCTTCCTCTGCTGATAAGAAACAGGAGGTTTTGCAAACAGCCTTCCCCATTTGAGTGTCTCACTCTCTGTGAGCCAATGGCCTCTTCTGGGAtatccaggagctgggctgatAATGCCAACACTTCCCAGCTTGGAAAGAGGAGAGGGTCTTTTAGCAAGGTCATGGCGTGATAGGACAAGGaataatggctttaaactgaaaggggATAGGTTTAGTTTAGACATGGGGaaagaattcttccctgggagggtggggaggccctggcacaggttgcccagagaatctgtggctgcccctggatccctggaagtgtccaaggccaggttggagcaacctgggctagtggaaggtgtccctgcccatggcagggggtgggactggatgagctttaatgttcctccccacccaaaccattttatgattctctgAAGTCCACAAGGCCACCTTTACCCTTAATTTTCTGTCTAAAATCTGATGGAGGAATTGTTGGAGCAGAATTCAGAAGGGCTCTGAGGAGCACACACGGAtcaggctgagagcagagcccTGCATTGCTGCTGAGAGCTTTAAAGTCCCATTTGGGGCAGTTCTGCTGTCACTGAGGTGacctgggggggctcagggatgACTCCACCCCACCTCactcctgcacagcccagagccaaAGGCACTTCCCAGCTCTTGGGATCAGAAGCTCTGCTGGGATGTTTCCCAGGTCTCCCTGTTTGCATGGAAACATCAGTCTGATGGATTCAAATGCCACTTATTGCCTGGCAGAGCCACTGGAGAACCCCCAGGGAACACCAGCAGTGTGGAATTGGGGAACTAAACCCTCCATGACAATGACAAAACCCCAGGGAAAAAGCCCAAGGTGGGAAGGGCCATGGCTGAGCTcccttctccgtggatcagGATGAGTGCACAGGAGAGGAACAACCCCCTCCTTTTCCATCTCTCAACACTGTTCTTCTCTCAGTGTTTCCAATCCCTCTCCTCTCACCTGAACTGTACTTTGTGGCCGAGAAACACCTTTATTCTGCCAGAAATCCAAGCTGCAGTGggcactgcagggcacagctgagcagaggggGTGGCAGGAGAGGTTTTAATAGACATTCTGCAAGAGGCTGAGAATTTCCAACGCCCTGTTTCTCTGCTGGGCTTGATTcacaggaatattttttcatatttttgtccAAGTAGGTGTTTATAAAGCATTTCTCCAGAGAAACTTGAAAGCATTTGCTCTAAAAAAGTTGCAGATTCAAAACACGAGGTCTCTCCCGAGTCTCACAACGAACCTCGGTGAAGGTGCTCAAGCAGGTTGTGCTCAGCAACCTTTGTTGCCATCACCTGATGGTCACATTTCCATAATAATCCGGGGGCAGGAAGCTGGATTCCCAAACACCCAGCCCACTCTGCATCCATGCCTTTCGAGCCCAAGCAAACTGTGCATCACTGCAGCACGAAAACCTCCTTGTCTCCAGGAGGAATCCAAACCCACCTCCACGGCTGTTGCTGGGCTTTCTCTTGGGGTGAGAAAAACTGCAgtgggggaagaggagaagtCCCTCCAGCTCCCAGTTGTAATCACAGATCTGCTGCTCTGATTTGGAAACGTGCAGATGGGGAGTAGGTGTCTCACATGTCACTCCATGGCTgggaggagatggagcaggGAAATCAGGGATCCAGGGGGGGCTGGGATGGCAGGAAGAGCTCCACATCATCTTATTCCACCCCAAATCCAAGCCAGAGGTGAAAAGGACCATTTTAAAGCTGTAAATAgttgggagggttttttttcagggtttGCTTTAGGGCAGTCGTGAGAGCAGTTGAATTTGGGGGTTATTGTTCTAATTTTTTAGGTGATTATTCTAAAGCCAGTTTCCTAATTTCGGTCATGAAGGAAATATATGAACCATCTACAGCGTTCTTACAAATGCTGGCTTGGAGCTGGAGATGATCTGAAGGTTCTGAACACTTTGTTTGGGTGTTTGGGTTCAGGTGTTGCAGCCACGGGCACggtgggagcatccctgcaATCCCTGCAGGGAGAGCTCAGCCAGACCATACCCCTTATAAATGAAATAGGACTGGGTTAGTGCTCagataaaaaaaggcaaagcccAGCTCTGTCTAAAAAGTGGAGTTTTAAATGCTGTCCTGACCCTCAGCTTAAAATATTGTGttaaatttcagtttaaaatattgTGTTAAATCTCAGCTTAAAATATTGTGTTAAATCTCAGTTTCTTCGTGGGGGGGAATCTGGGAGAAGCCACAGCAGCCCCACActcctcctgtgctctgggGGTTTGGGAAGATCccattttctctctgtgtgaCCCAGCTGGGATGTTTGAAGGGCAGAATACAAAGGAAAAGGGTggtgggatggggcagtcaGTGTTTATAAACTCTTTTATTTCCAGCTGAAACTTTGGGGCTGAGTTTGGTGCTGAGCCTGGGAAAGCACCTCTCCTCAGCAGTGCAGACAAGCTCAGCATCACCAGTctgggccaaaaaaaaaaaaaaaaaaagccaagtttTTGTGCTGGGACTCCAAAAACAGGAGGATGCAAAAAGAACTGGAGCTCAGCAGGGGCAGGTCAGGAGGTGCAGTCATGTGTGGCTCATCCTGGGGCTCTCAGAAATGAGGAAGGCATCTTTCCTCTGAAGTCACCTCCTTGGAATAGGTGACTGTGGAAATGACCCAGGAAGTTCCAGCCTGGTGCTCCTTCCACTGCCTTTGGAATTGAGGCCTTGGAGGAGCAGGACAAGGAGCTCCTTTAGTTGGACACTCTCAGATTTCTTCTCCCCCTGAAGAAAACCTACAGCACAAAGGGCTCTCCCAGCCATCCATGCCTGGCATTCCTGATGCACCCAAAGGTTTTCCTGGAAGGACCTTGTGTGTCTTCCACGGAGAGGGACAGtttccagcctcctccagcagcagctgtgacgtctcctcctgcttctgtgctgtccccaggggtcagtgcaCTTTGTCACTGCAGTATTTTGGGGCTCTTCTCTTAGTTCTATGTGAACATTAACCTTCACTCTCGGGGGTTTTgttgaattaaaattaaaacgTGATGAATTTCACAATATTCATTGTCATACTGAGAGCACTGAgaaggaaatcacagaatcctggaatagtttgggttggaagggaccttaaagaacatccagtcccacctcctgccatgggcagggacaacttccactgtctcagttgctccaagccccgtccaacctggccttggacacttccagggatgggacaacACATTTGCTGAGGGGGAAATCCATTTGCTGAGGCTCTGATGCAAAATCTCAAGTGTTCATATGGTGCCAACCTGCAGgctggcagcaccaggagggAGTTTCCATCACCTGAACATTCCCATGTGAGGATGTGATGTGCTTAAAGTCATCCAGGTATGAAAACTGAGCCCAGACCTCGGGTGTCCATTTCTTGTTTTATCCACTCAGCCACGGAAACCTCCCTCCCTTGTAGCCACtggtattttgtttgtttttgggttttttatgaTATggcaacaacaaaagaaaacctggaCAGCTGCAGATGATGTTTTTCTGGCTGTTTTGGGTGAGCACAGAGGATTTGTCCCTCTGTCCATCTCACAACTTGCCCCATTCTGCCTGGGCTCACATTGTCACTCCAGCAGTCAATGGCCATGAACCTCCCCAAAGGATGACTAAACATAATTAAGACATGCTGACTGATACCTGATAGCCTTGTTTGGGTGTTCTTAATTAGTGGATTAATAAAACACATCCCCTCCAGGGCACTTGTTCTcagccagatttttttccctttggtgtTTGATCTCCAAGCCACCCCACTGGTACAGTCCATAAATTATGGGCTTTCTGCTTAAAGCACACAAACCAGAAAGGAGATAAGAACACAGACCCAGAGTAACCAATGATATCATTCCAAATTCTCCTTTggcagggcaaaaaaaaaaatcagcatccACTGCAGCTGAACATATCTGACTGTCCATGTCCCTGCCATAAtgaggggagaaagaaaagagggattATAGCACAGCCCATCCTGCTCAGAAATTAGTGAAAACTTCTCTAGCAGGTATCCTGAATACATGTAATTTTGCTGGGTAACAGAGTGAGGATCCAACATCACAGAGCCCATCAGTGACTGAAAACCATCACAGCCTAAGGAAGAACAAACCTTAAAAATGCCCGGCCAGATGAAGGCTGAAATCCTGCCTGGCTCTGGTTGCAATGGCAAAGCAAAAATAACCCTCTGGAGTGCATTGCATGAGAGTGGAGCTGGGATCAAGCAGGAATTACAGAAAGAAACCTAATTTTATGAGTCAAGATTTGATCTCGCTGCCTATTTACTGCTGGAATCATAACTCTCTTATGCAGC
This genomic interval carries:
- the SSTR5 gene encoding somatostatin receptor type 5, with the protein product MDPLYFSNAFGAEGGSGGGNSSLLTNTTENGTLPEQPPFKYVHKVLIPICYLLVCAVGLSGNTLVIYVVLRHAKMKTVTNIYILNLAVADVLFMLGLPFLATQNAISYWPFGSFLCRLVMTVDGINQFTSIFCLTVMSMDRYLAVVHPIKSTKWRRPRVAKLISVTVWTFSFLVVLPVIIFSDVQEDFQTCNMNWPEPVSIWSAAFIVYTSVLGFFGPLLVICLCYLLIVIKVKSSGVRVGSTRRRRSERKVTRMVVIIVVVFVLCWLPFYTMNIVNLIFILPADPVLEGLYFFMVVLSYANSCANPILYGFLSDNFKQSFQKVLCLRKGNGVEDGEPVEHRQENSSRLQESMLTQRNVEFNGHMQTSKV